A genomic segment from Castor canadensis chromosome 1, mCasCan1.hap1v2, whole genome shotgun sequence encodes:
- the LOC109693788 gene encoding olfactory receptor 2D3-like, which yields MGEENQTSVTEFVFLGLSQDLQTQVLLFFLFLAIYLLTVLGNLLIIVLIHIDSILHTPMYFFLRNLSFADLCFSTTTVPQELAHFLVKRKTISFAGCATQIMVLLLVGGTECALLAVMSYDRYVAVCKPLHYSTIMTHSLCVQLAMWSWASGAFVSLVDTMFTLHLPYRGNNIINHFFCEPPALLKLASADTYNTEMAIFAMGVVILLVPVSLVLVSYWNIISTVTQMQSGEGRLKVFSTCGSHLLVVVLFYGSAILAYMRPNSKIMNERDKMISVFYSAVTPMLNPIIYSLRNKDVKGALRRLTAK from the coding sequence ATGGGAGAGGAGAACCAAACCTCTGTGACAGAATTTGTCTTCCTGGGTCTCTCACAGGATCTACAGACACAAGtcctgctcttctttctttttctggccaTCTATCTGCTGACTGTGCTGGGAAACCTGCTGATCATCGTGCTCATTCACATAGACTCCAtactccacacacccatgtacttcttccttagAAACTTGTCCTTTGCTGATCTCTGTTTTTCTACTACAACAGTCCCCCAAGAGCTTGCCCACTTCCTGGtgaaaagaaaaaccatttcctttgctggaTGTGCAACACAGATAATGGTTTTACTACTGGTTGGGGGTACAGAGTGTGCACTGCTGGCAGTGATGTCCTATGACCGGTATGTGGCTGTCTGCAAGCCTCTGCATTACTCCACCATCATGACACATTCGCTATGTGTCCAGCTGGCCATGTGGTCCTGGGCCAGTGGAGCATTTGTGTCTCTGGTGGACACTATGTTCACACTGCATCTTCCCTACCGAGGAAATAATATCATTAACCATTTTTTCTGTGAACCTCCTGCCCTCCTGAAGCTGGCCTCAGCAGATACTTATAACACAGAAATGGCCATCTTTGCAATGGGTGTGGTAATCCTTTTAGTTCCTGTCTCCCTCGTCCTGGTCTCCTACTGGAATATCATCTCCACTGTGACTCAGATGCAGTCTGGAGAGGGCAGGCTCAAGGTCTTCTCTACCTGTGGTTCCCATCTTCTTGTTGTAGTTCTCTTCTATGGCTCAGCAATACTTGCCTACATGAGGCCAAACTCCAAGATAATGAATGAAAGGGATAAAATGATCTCTGTGTTCTACTCAGCAGTGACACCCATGCTGAACCCCATCATTTAtagcctgaggaacaaggatgtcAAAGGGGCTCTCAGGAGACTAACTGCAAAATAG
- the LOC109693787 gene encoding olfactory receptor 2D3-like — protein MGDENKTYLTEFILLGLSSDYQIQILLFVVFLTIYLLTVFGNLLIVLLTHIDSRLNTPMYFFLKNLSFTDLCFSTTIVPKMLIHFLVIRKTISFTGCSIQMFFFLVMGCTESSLLAVMSYDRYVAVCKPLYYSIIMSQRVCVLLVIGSWASGTFVSLVDTTFTLCLPYQGPNVINHYFCEPPALLKLASEETYKAEMVIFAMGVVILLGPVSLILFSYWNIISTVVQMQSRDGKLKVFSTCGSHFIVVIFFYGSTIFTYMQPSSKKMNEGDKVISVFYSVITSMMNPFIYSLRNQDVKEAFRKVLRR, from the coding sequence ATGGGCGATGAAAACAAAACTTATCTGACTGAATTCATCTTGCTAGGACTTTCTTCAGATTATCAAATTCAGATTTTGCTCTTTGTGGTATTTCTCACCATCTACCTGTTGACTGTGTTTGGGAATCTGCTCATTGTACTATTAACTCATATTGACTCTCGACTTAATACACCAATGTACTTCTTCCTTAAAAATCTGTCATTTACTGATCTCTGTTTCTCTACAACTATTGTTCCCAAGATGCTAATCCACTTTCTTGTCATTAGAAAGACAATTTCATTTACTGGATGCTCGATTCAgatgttttttttccttgtaatgGGGTGTACAGAAAGTTCACTTCTAGCAGTGAtgtcctatgaccgctatgtggctgTCTGTAAGCCCTTGTACTACTCCATCATCATGTCCCAGAGAGTTTGTGTTCTGCTAGTAATTGGGTCCTGGGCTAGTGGAACATTTGTGTCTTTAGTAGATACCACATTCACTTTATGTCTTCCATACCAAGGACCAAATGTAATTAATCATTATTTTTGTGAGCCCCCTGCACTTTTGAAGCTGGCTTCAGAAGAAACCTACAAAGCTGAGATGGTCATCTTTGCTATGGGTGTGGTAATCCTCCTGGGTCCTGTCTCTCTTATCCTTTTCTCCTACTGGAATATTATCTCCACCGTGGTTCAGATGCAGTCAAGGGACGGGAAGCTTAAGGTCTTCTCTACCTGTGGTTCCCATTTCATTGTTGTTATCTTCTTCTATGGGTCAACAATATTTACTTACATGCAGCCAAgttcaaagaaaatgaatgaaggtGATAAGGTGATCTCAGTGTTCTACTCAGTCATAACTTCCATGATGAACCCATTCATTTATAGCCTAAGGAACCAGGATGTGAAGGAGGCATTTAGGAAAGTACTCAGAAGATAG